CGCGAGATCGAAGAAGCTGCCAGCCAGGCGGCCGACAGTCCATCCACGGCCAAGCAGCCCGCCACGCACGTCGTCATCGACGAACCCGCATTCAAGCTCGAGAACCTCTTGCTGGTGGGCTCCATGGGAGCCCTCGGATTCATGGCCGAAGCGGCCATGGTGGTTTTCCTCGTGTTCTTTCTCTTGCTGGCCGGCGACACCTTCAAGCGCAAGCTGGTGCGACTCACGGGGCCCTTACTGTCGAACAAGAAGATTACGGTGCGCATCCTTGATGATATCAACGACTCCATCCAGAAATATATGTTCATGCTTTTGATGACCAACGTCCTGGTGGGGCTACTGACCTGGATCGCGTTGCGCTTGATCGGCGTGGAAAACGCGGGAGCATGGGCAGTCGCAGCGGGGTTGCTTCATGTCATCCCTTACTTGGGTCCGGGCGTCACAGCGGCGGCCATGGGATTGGTGACCTTCATGCAGTCCGACTCGCTTTCGCTGGCTCTGCTGGTCGCGGCGATGTCGTTGGCGATCGCCACGGTCGTAGGCACCTTTATCACCACATGGATGACCGGCAAAATCGCCAAAATGAATACGGCAGCCGTATTTATCTCTTTGCTGTTCTGGGCGTGGC
This DNA window, taken from Candidatus Polarisedimenticolia bacterium, encodes the following:
- a CDS encoding AI-2E family transporter, with amino-acid sequence REIEEAASQAADSPSTAKQPATHVVIDEPAFKLENLLLVGSMGALGFMAEAAMVVFLVFFLLLAGDTFKRKLVRLTGPLLSNKKITVRILDDINDSIQKYMFMLLMTNVLVGLLTWIALRLIGVENAGAWAVAAGLLHVIPYLGPGVTAAAMGLVTFMQSDSLSLALLVAAMSLAIATVVGTFITTWMTGKIAKMNTAAVFISLLFWAWLWGVWGMLLSIPIIVIVKVVAQHVEQLQPVAELLGE